CTAGGCTTTCTAAATAAGAACATTTTCACACATTTTGGTACCCCAAGAGCTATACTTAGTGATGGCGGAACCCATTTCTACAATAGAGCTTTCACACGGCTATTGGAAAAATATGGAGTTCGTTATAAAGTGACCACCTCGTACCACCTACAATCAAGCGGgaagttgaagtgtccaacagggagattaaaagtgtcctcacaaaaacggtgaatgcaacaaggactgactgggcaaagaaattggatgatgcattATGGGCGTACCGCACAACATTCAAAaccccaattggtatgtcactgtacaagttggtgtttggtaAGACATGTCACCTCCCAGTTGAGCTAGAGCATAAAGCACTTTGGGCATTGCGGCAGTTAAACTTAGACATAGAGATAACAGGGACTAACAGAATCACTAGGTTACATGAATTCGAGGAATTCAGGTTCCAGGCCCTTGAGAGTTCTAGATTATACAAAGAAGGATGAAATTAATGCATGATAAGCACATCTTGGATTGAAACTTCAAACCCGGAGATCTAGTGTTGTTATACAACTCTAGATTGAGATTGTTCCCTGGTAAGTTAAAGTCCCGATGATCAAGACCCTTCAGAGTGGTGCAATTGTTCTTAAGTGGAGCTGAAGATTGAATTAGAAGATGAGACAAATAGGTTCACAGTaaatgggcaaaggttgaaacattaccttggaatggCTGAAGAAAAAAGGGATAGAGTAGTAATCACTTTGGAAGAGCCCCAGTACGCGAATAAGGAGTGATGATCAAATGCTTGCATCgtaccgcgacgttaaatcaggtgctgcGTGGGAGGAAACCCACGAGTGTTGTTGTTAGTGTGTTCAAAAAAAGCGCCAGCACCGCGACCGTGGTGAACCGCGGTGGAAAGCAAACATTCTGCCTCGAATTTTTCATCTCACCACGACCGCGGTGGACCGCGGTGAGGTGTAAACTTTCTGCCTCAAGATTTTaaacccaccgcggccgcggtggacTGCGGTCGACCGCGGTAGGTACCaggtattttaattttttttttgcgtttttcttttctcttttcttcctcttttaatTTCAAAACCCAAAACCCCCCTCTTAAAACCAAAAAACCCGATCCCCTCCCCCAAATTTTcaatctctccctctctctaaaCCCTAACCACCCAAAtactctcctcttcttcttcttcttcttcttcttcttcttcttcttcttcttcttcttcttcttcttcttcttcttcttcttcttcttcttcccctcCTACTAACATTCCCCACCTCCATTCCTCTCACCCATTCTTCAACTACGGTATGTTCCTTACCTCTTCCCCCTCTTTTCTTtggtattgtattgtattgtgtTGTAGTTTATGTAGTTTTATGTTGTGTTGGGATGTAATTGTTGGTATATTcgtttttttcttgtttttgcttttaaattttgtttttgagtttgatTGGTGAAGGGGTTGTGCATTGCATGTTTGAAAAGGTGTTTATTGGTGGGTGATTGAAAGAAGTGAGTGTGGGGTGTGTTGGTATGGTAGTATACTTGATTGGGGGGGAGCTTTGATGTACCCGTGAGGGCTATATGTGTTTGGATAGTGCCCTGCTCAAAAGGTGTTTGAGAAATTGCTCCAATGGAGATATAAAGAGCTATTGTGACATGGttatggtgaagtctgagtaaccatccaTAGTCACATATCTTGCGCACTCACTAATAGGCATTTCGTTGTATGACAGGTACAATGAGTTCTTCCAGGAATAGATGAAACACCGGACCCTCCACTAGTGGACCAGGAGGCTCCTCATGAGCTAGGAGCCAAGCCAAGGTACCTCAGTTCAATAGCACTCGGTTTGTATCCAGAGCAGCGGAGGATAGGTACAACTAGAAAGCAGCTAAGAAGTTACAACATGAGGTGCACATTAATCGAACGGCTTTGGAGGTAGAATGCCCCAATATGTTTAATGAGCTGAGGCggtgtcagctggacatcttcttcGAGGTACCGGAGGAGGCTAATGTTCAACTAGTAAGGGAGTTCTTTGCAAACTTGCCATAACATGAGAATGGGGTTGTGATGATGCGCAATACCTCGGTAAATGCATCCCTCGACACCATCCGCAGGGTATACAGGATGCTAGTGTTTCGGGGTGAAATTTAATCCTTATTGTACTTTTAGTGGTACACGGGCCTTGTGGGGAACTCTTCTTGATACTATCTGTGTGTCGGATGGAGAATACCTATGGATCAAGAACAGGATTACTCTCAACTCCCACTGTCTGAATTgggaggctaagtgttggctcaccaTTGTCAATAGTCGATTGTTTCCATCCAACAACACGACAGATGTTAATCTACCACGGGCGTCCGTAATTCACTGTTTCATGTCCCACAGTGATTTTGATGTGGCCCGGCTCATCCACGAAGAGATGTTCATTAGATCACCTGAGCTAACCAAAGGCCACTACTTCCCTTCGTTGATCACCCGGCTGTGCCGTATTGCTAGAGTCCCTGAAGACCCTCGGGTTGATGGGAGATTGCCACTAAAAGCCCCGTTCCGGGTGAAAAAAATTGGAATTGTACGAGAGCCGGTGGTGAATATTGATGACTCTGATGATGATTCcgctgatgatgatgatgatgatgtagaGGTAGTTGCGATTCCTCCTCCTCCGAGAGTTGATGTGGCAGGCCCATCATAGCCACGCCGGAGCACCCGTATGACAACTTTGAAGCAGGATATGGCTGGGTTGCGTACCTCAGTCACTGATTTGGGTGCCCGTATTGATGCGGTGGCTGAGAGGCAAGTGAAGTCGGAGAAGAAATTCTTGGGCTGGTTGAGAGCGCTGGGACGTGCGTGCAACGTGAACCCAGACACTGTCTCCGATCAGGAGTGAGCCTTTAGGGAAGTTCCTTAACCTCACTGTTCTTTATTGTATGTTTGTAATTGTAACAATTGACTATTTGATTTTGCTTATTTTGTCTTGCTTTGATTGTTTTGATGTAGAGTAATAGTTCATTAGGAAAGCTAAAATAGTAAGTGACTTGTCCCGATGACGGATCTCTTtcggcggggttcttgagggactaagtcgaaaaaaaaataaaaaaattagaatatggagactcttcctgatgacggatcctttagacaattttcttgagggaagttagtctagagaaaagaccaatttttttttaggtagtgtagtaactcccccttggtttttctttgggccacagttcttttccaagggtttagcttgaaccgggtataagtagcttttatttatttttgttctttttagttTTTAGAGTAGGACTAATGGGCGACGAGCTAAATTCGAAGGAAAACCCTTAGCGTTGATACACCCGAGCACAATAGACACTAGAGTATAACGCCTAACTTCATTGGTTGAATCCTGTTAGAGTGCCTTAAAATTGTACTTTTgtatctaacttgaacactcaaaagagaatgtcTTGATAAACCAATCCAGAGTGAATCATATGCCATGTGTGTATGAGTTTTACTGTGTTCCATGTTtcatatttgatgcctagaacttgccctgtgtgtttccaaagcaaaatagtaatttcttttagttttagaagtgatataggcatttctttgttgagccagacatATAAAGTAAACCCACCTGAATGCAATACATTTTAGTTAACCTCGTTgagcctatttctttggcaaccacattgcgaaccttacccaattgtttgaatagctTGCCGttgaacccttttacctcccaataagcacttgaatggtagtgaaaatatgcaaaagcaaaagtgtggggtggtggtttgatTTTTTAGTGGAACCATTGAGATAGAGAAAAGGTGTGGAATTTTGAAGCATAAAAGAAAAAGCAccacaaaaaaaagtaaaaaaatatgggttataaataaatataatagtTGATAAGTGGTGGCTTGTTCAAATTGCACCTAATGGATGAGGATGTTTTAAACAAATGAGGTGGAGTGTTTGGTTGGCACAACTATGATCTTTAAGTTtaatgtaattgtattaaaagtgcttagggaggttagtcactatatctaaatatatcctactcgtcccttagcctacattacaaccaagtaaagtcctattgatcttagactgaatgggctcaattagtaaagtattacactacgggcaagcctatggtgcatctttgtggcatgtgaacgttctttctgagagtgagcgaattttgtctatcttagttcctacttgttctaattatcattatatgtggaactactctcttgtatgatgtgagggcatgcgattcacaaaggaaaggtaagtcttgactcttGTATAGAGTAGTTTGAGTAAGTGCAAATGTTGCATGGTACAAAAGGTTTGACTCTTGAGGTAAaagttgttcactactaggtgcaaCTTTTGTAAAATGTTCATGGTGTTAGTCATTAAGGGAAaagcttagggaaggaattttgatggagtgtggtggattgctcgaggactagcaataatttaagtgtggggtgttgatagtaggctatatagttgatatttacaccttaatatgaccatacttcgttgttgttttatagataaGTTGCCAACAaaaatgctctaaatagtgttcttttgtttagcagggaatattatatgagagaaagcaacatggagtgttttggaggcgataatgtgaagaaaaacacccactcgagaagtacctgaacacaaagaagcataaatggcctGGGCAAGAAGGACACCGCGACCGCGGTTCCGCGGTAGATTAACAACGTAAGGCAAAAAGGTCAGCAttcaccgcggtcgaccgcgaCCGCGCTGCACTGTTCACGCTGCTGGAAAGtttgaggaccaaagtgtaaaatcgaggaaacttttgtaaaacccttatatgctttagaaactcgcccaagGTGGGGCTAAGCTGatttttagactacttttggaggcaagaacaagagtgagaagatcaaccaaacattaaagtttttctatctccttttaattcttgcaattttacattatgaacaatttagtagttttctcttattttgttatgagtagctaaatacttatctagggttgatggaaccaattgttggttgaagttttgactcaagttgttataatcgagccggatttatgatatgattgttcaactacgttttgtatggtgattaattgaatgagcccttgattaatcgtgtctaattaccttatattgcttgagaaaAAGTATTAGGTTAGACagctgttgaacaacaccacttttgggtaattgaagagattcattacttgaacttaaagtgagtttagagataacaaaactttgatgggataatttagagttgcacacatattgtcagctagagtagttcgagagaatgctctagtaaattattgtagttgatcgagagataattacgataacccataactcttaatcctcatagagtattacggcgAGACTATAGcagaagagtcaagacctaaactagcaattggggaaatcactgccctagatttttttttaccattgaattaacTTTGTTTTAGCGTACTGTTGTTTTTAATAGtagttgaagtagttaaacaaaaacccaatctttattgatcaaaaatcttgcatctagagattgattgagttgataataacattgccgtagagtgtaatagataggttagttcctgaggattcgattccggacttaaaaccggattatatttgcagcgaccaatttgtcctttttataaggcatagttaggCGTTATTATTGAATATTGTAGAAAATATTGCGTTTAAACGAAGGCAAATAAATTAGAGATTTTGTTTGTCTCTTTAACTAATTTGAAGTTGAGGTGCAATTTTTACTGCCGTAATTTAGGAGAATTGACGAGGTATTTCATGTGAAGGGACAAAACAACAGTAATAAAATACAGATACAGTGGGCGGCGGATGCTACATCAATGAGTCAGAATAAACGAGCTACTTCTACCACTACAACATTTGTCAGAGTTTTTCGTGCTAATTCTAAGCCAATGTTGTAACGTGGGCAGTAAGTCAAAAAGCACTGGATTTGTGGATTTGGTTCTTGGAATATTAAGACTTTAACCGCTGTTTAACTCTCCGCCCATTGTTCTTTAAATCCATCTACAATAAAGTTAAATCACAATTCCAGAATGCGGAGATTCGTAGCTGAAAAAGCCAAAAATCTCATCACTAAAACCAGGACCACCTATTCTTCTCCTACTTCTACTTACGTGTTACAACGCCACACCTCTTCCCCATTACCCTCACCTTCTCAATCCGCTTCTGTTCTTCGTTTTTTGTCCACTCTTCACACAGCTCCTTCTGATTCAATGGCTTCCGATTATTCATCTACCCCGGTGACTCTTAACAACGTTAATCCAAAGGTATTCCAGCTGCTGTTATACTTTTGAatttgttttttctgtttttgcCCTTATTCACTTGCGTTTATTTTTTTTAGCTCGACCCAATTTAATGATTTTCAATTGTTTCGTAGTAATTGATATCTTCGCGAATACATTTAATTAGTTTTCAGTGTAAAAATAATGGTTTATCCTTTTTGCTTTTCACTAATGCTATATATTCGGTTCTTGGTTATAATTCCTCTATTTTGGTCCAACTACCAATTCAATGTTTTATTTGTCTGTTTTTTTAATGGTTAATATCACTAGTTCTAGACCACTTTAATTAACCTGATAGTAACtctatgtgaacctatttctatttcttttttgatCTGTTCCATAGAGAATGATccctttttaaatttgaaaacaatttagtTTAAACTTATAATTTTACCTTGAGAAACTTTTATAATGGTTAACATAAATTGGAACTGAGGGAGTAGCTAGTAATGTCAAAAAATTTCTACTGCTAGTGAATGTGACGTCTTTTTTAATATCTTTCCAAAAGTAGGAtctttttatgtatttgccctgTCTGATGTaggattttaatgttgtttctaGAGTCAAATCACTTGATGTAGTTCAACTTATTGTTGGTTTCAGGTTTTGAAATGTGAGTATGCTGTTCGTGGAGAAATTGTCAACCTTGCTCAGGTAGTTCCGGAACTCGATTTCACACACTAGCTAGAATTAACAATCGGAATTTCAGAATCTTGTTAGTTGCACTTGCACAATTAGTTTTTGGGCATGCTTAATCttacaaattaaataaaaattgtaTTGATGGTGTCCTGTGCGATGCATCATCATGCAGAAATTACAGCAAGACCTCAAGGAGAATCCAGGCTCTCATCCCTTTGACGAGGTACCAACTCTTGTGGACTTggttttttattttcatttaagTTGTAATATTGCATATCATAACGAATTTatcttctttccccttgtaacaAAGAGTAATATAGGTGACCTGGAGTGTTATTGTTGTCTTGATCTTTTCTTTACTCATTCCTCTAATTTATGCAGATCTTATACTGCAATATTGGAAATCCTCAATCCCTGGCCCAGCAGCCTATTACTTTCTTTAGGGAGGTAGGATAAATTGTTTGATTCTAGATTATGTTACTTGTCTGGTCGAGCAATGTCTAAGGTGGATTCCTGTATTTAGGTCCTTGCATTATGTGACCATCCAGTTATTTTGGACAAAAGTGAAACACAAGGTCTGTTCAGGTATGAAGTTTGTCTATCAACCTCACTGCACCTTGTAGCGCAATGAAACAATTCGCGTGCCTTAGTTTCCAGAGATGTCTGAAGAAGTGGAATTAACATGACtaattttcataaaacaaatgTTTTCCCCTGTATTTTTCAAACATGGCACAGTTAAATTTCCTGCTACTGATGGGAGCTTTCGTCCTTGCTGTTGTATAGTAAATAATTTGCATCAGAATTTTAATGATATTATTCTTTTTAATGTTTTGAAGTCCAAGTCCAACATATAAAACCAAGTGATTGTTATTGTAATTGATGCAAGTTAGAAAAAGTGAACTATGAGAGTGATGACTTTATTCTATTTCATGTCATCTTGACATATCAAGTAATGTTTTTGAGGCCTGAGAAAAGTGAAATGTATTACTTTAAGCTAAAAGATCTATAGAATGTGGAAGGTTGTGATGATTGAGAAGCTCTAAGTTAATATATTTGATGGTGAACACTTTGAGATAATTGATGACTCTGTTTTATTAGCACCTACTGCCTGTGGGTATTGTTTCAGTTTTAGCTTCAAACTGTATACATATCATCTGGTATTTCTAAAAAATGCAAGTGGCTATGATCAAACTCTTACTTTTTCTTTATTCTGTGAAATCAGTGCAATGCAGTGTTATTATTGAATTATAGTCATTcactttttgttttcaaaatcttGTATGTTTTAGTTGATAGGTTCTTTCTTTGAGCTTTTCCTTTTCCTAAATACCATGGTATTGATTATGACTTTACACCCAAGTAGAAGCAAAAACATTTTGCCCGGATATTTGTTGGAAACATCGGTCACCAATGTAAAGGAGTATGGTGAAGAATTTGAATCAACTTCAGCCATGTTCTACAGGATTTTATGGTCTAAATGGCATTGTCCTGCTACCTAAGATAAGGAAAAGAAGATTTCTGAACTACGTCTCATAGAAACAATCAGAAACTACGAGAAATTGTTATTTGATGtctttcattctctctttgctttGTAGTGCGGATTCAATAGAACGAGCTTTCCAGATCCTCGACCAAATTCCTGGCAGAGCGACAGGTGCATACAGCCACAGTCAGGTGACTATATCTTCTATTGCAATGTCCTAGATTTGCAGCCAGTATACTCATAGAACTTATTTTTGTGTTTGCTAAATCTAGGGCATCAAAGGATTACGTGATACAATTGCTTCTGGTATCGAAGCTCGTGATGGCTTCCCTGCTGATCCAAATGATATTTTCTTGACTGATGGTGCAAGCCCAGCGGTGAATTATTTTGATCTCAAATAGTTATTCGTACAGCTTTGAGAGAAGTAACTAAAAGAATAGCAAGGTGTAGATAATGTTGGTTCTTCATCTCTATTCAGGTTCACATGATGATGCAGTTGCTCATTGGGTCGGAGAATGATGGAATTCTCTGTCCCATCCCCCAATATCCACTTTATTCCGCTTCAATTGCCCTCCATGGTGGCACTCTTGTACGTGTCTTTGCTTCAATTTAAAGCTGATCAGTGCTAGTTGTATAGTTGACCTTGAATGCAACTATTAGAtcttttaattaaataattaattaataggCTAGGTTAACCTACTTCTGGAAGAGATTATTGTAAACTTTTATTAATGAGAGCTTACCTGATTGACTTACTATCAGTTGAAGGTGATCCACACAGGAGCCTCTTATGTATGCTTTTATCTGGTATTTTAGGTTCCCTATTATCTTGATGAAGAAACAGGATGGGGACTGGAGATCTCAGAGCTTGAGAATCAGCTGAAAACTGCAAAATCCAAGGGTATTAAAGTTAGGGCTTTGGTTGTGATCAATCCAGGCAACCCAACTGGGCAGGTAATGGTTTATTGGTTTATTAGATTTTGGAATCTCATCATTGATTTACGTCATTTAGGAAGAACCTACTGTGGTGGAAAATGCTGGTCTTCCCTTTCCCAATAATATTTCAGAATGTTTACATGTAGCATGAATAGCTTCTATGTATACCTTAGGTTCTTGCTGAGGCCAACCAACGAGATATTGTGGAATTCTGCAAGAAAGAAGGCCTCGTTCTTCTGGCGGATGAAGTGAGTTTATTTCCCTCTAGATGCTCTTCTTTGTTTGATTCTGGCAAATTATTTTCCTTCCACGGGAATTTACCAGTGATTCTGCACTTGTTTGAGGGGGGTCATAATTTTTTCATTCCTGAGTATTGTGCAACTAATTCTAAAATTGTAAGTCCTCTCATATCTTGTGGAACTCATGCAGGTGTATCAGGAAAATGTTTATGTGCCTGAGAAGCAGTTCCACTCGTTTAAGAAAATTGCTCGCTCTATGGGATTTGGAGAAAAGGACATCTCTTTAGTTTCTTTTCAGTCTGTGTCAAAAGGTAGATTGTACTACCTCCATCCATCCCTCTCTTGTTGGTGGTCTTTCTCATTCGTTTgtctgcatcttacaaagttgtggGGGAGAAGGGGGAAAGGGGCGAGTTTTTCATTTTCACAAAAGCTTCTGATTTATTATATTCTTTAATCCTTGGCTTTTGCTTACTTCCCTTACTGGCTTTAGGATTTTATGGAGAGTGTGGAAAGCGAGGAGGTTACATGGAGGTCACTGGATTTAGCCCTGAGATAAGGGAACAGATATACAAAGTGGCATCTGTCAATCTGTGTTC
This sequence is a window from Nicotiana sylvestris chromosome 3, ASM39365v2, whole genome shotgun sequence. Protein-coding genes within it:
- the LOC104244390 gene encoding alanine aminotransferase 2-like, which gives rise to MRRFVAEKAKNLITKTRTTYSSPTSTYVLQRHTSSPLPSPSQSASVLRFLSTLHTAPSDSMASDYSSTPVTLNNVNPKVLKCEYAVRGEIVNLAQKLQQDLKENPGSHPFDEILYCNIGNPQSLAQQPITFFREVLALCDHPVILDKSETQGLFSADSIERAFQILDQIPGRATGAYSHSQGIKGLRDTIASGIEARDGFPADPNDIFLTDGASPAVHMMMQLLIGSENDGILCPIPQYPLYSASIALHGGTLVPYYLDEETGWGLEISELENQLKTAKSKGIKVRALVVINPGNPTGQVLAEANQRDIVEFCKKEGLVLLADEVYQENVYVPEKQFHSFKKIARSMGFGEKDISLVSFQSVSKGFYGECGKRGGYMEVTGFSPEIREQIYKVASVNLCSNISGQILASLVMSPPKVGDESYESFSAEKEAILSSLARRAKTLEDAFNSLEGITCNKAEGAMYLFPRINLPAKAIKAAEEAKTAPDAFYARRLLNATGIVVVPGSGFGQRPGTWHFRCTILPQEEKIPSIVSRLTDFHKQFMDEFRD